A region of Myxococcus stipitatus DSM 14675 DNA encodes the following proteins:
- a CDS encoding FG-GAP repeat domain-containing protein: protein MSILSAVVTVLAFAGADAANGSFVAEPVTEAAPALAGFTGWSIEMGWCNHQGAQLLSADFDGDGRSDMLCHDTRNGDKWIAFARPGGRFVSTDWYRPMGWCRHPGSQLHTGDFNNDGRADLLCHDTRNGDKWIAFAFPNGTFGGTDWYQAMGWCNHASGRLSVADYNGDGRADLLCHDVSSGTKWFAYSTF, encoded by the coding sequence GTGTCTATCTTGTCGGCCGTGGTGACGGTGCTTGCCTTTGCTGGCGCGGATGCCGCGAACGGGTCGTTCGTGGCCGAGCCGGTGACAGAGGCTGCTCCGGCGCTTGCGGGCTTCACGGGGTGGAGCATCGAGATGGGATGGTGCAACCATCAGGGGGCTCAGCTCCTCTCCGCCGACTTCGACGGCGATGGTCGCTCCGACATGCTGTGCCACGACACCCGGAACGGAGACAAGTGGATTGCCTTTGCGCGTCCGGGCGGGCGGTTCGTCTCGACGGACTGGTACAGGCCGATGGGGTGGTGCAGGCACCCGGGAAGTCAGCTCCACACCGGGGACTTCAACAATGATGGCCGGGCGGACCTGCTGTGCCACGACACCCGGAACGGAGACAAGTGGATTGCCTTCGCGTTTCCCAATGGCACCTTCGGTGGGACGGATTGGTATCAGGCCATGGGCTGGTGCAACCATGCCTCCGGGCGGCTCTCGGTCGCTGACTACAATGGAGATGGTCGCGCGGACCTGCTGTGCCACGACGTCAGCAGCGGAACCAAGTGGTTCGCCTATTCCACTTTCTGA
- a CDS encoding YopT-type cysteine protease domain-containing protein has translation MKATNREEMYRDTLTELSLAHRHMAQKLYDKDGVCLSLSCRWIREIHAADIWMGWSLKQAPTDRLARVLLDIRDVVTRHKAYLAQRDANELRVMQLRARDLLNREVAALRDSKLSEEDNAAFVEAVKQARGWVAHANGSWVTQPERALAQSYGLGLEGVGSWELGDDEVAHATLKKVLGNLPTSTAHLVLWRGAGAKAESHAVGLYKTHGALWQDWYVFDPNFGEFKLNSLHKAATAVWQTGLYLGMNSVRLVEAKKPPAAAGAAA, from the coding sequence GTGAAGGCAACGAATCGGGAGGAGATGTATCGGGATACGCTGACGGAGCTGTCGCTGGCGCATCGCCACATGGCCCAGAAGCTCTATGACAAGGACGGTGTCTGCCTCTCCTTGTCCTGCCGATGGATTCGGGAGATCCACGCGGCTGACATCTGGATGGGCTGGTCGCTCAAGCAAGCTCCGACGGACCGGCTCGCCAGGGTCCTGCTCGACATTCGCGACGTCGTCACTCGACACAAGGCCTACCTCGCGCAGCGAGATGCGAACGAGCTGAGGGTCATGCAGCTTCGCGCAAGGGACCTGCTGAATCGGGAGGTGGCGGCCCTCCGAGATTCCAAGCTGAGTGAGGAGGACAACGCGGCGTTTGTCGAGGCGGTGAAGCAGGCCCGGGGCTGGGTGGCGCACGCGAATGGCTCGTGGGTGACGCAGCCGGAGCGCGCCCTCGCACAATCCTATGGCCTCGGACTCGAGGGAGTCGGCTCCTGGGAGCTCGGCGACGATGAGGTGGCCCATGCGACGCTCAAGAAGGTCCTGGGGAATCTCCCCACGTCGACCGCGCATCTCGTCCTCTGGCGGGGAGCGGGGGCGAAGGCGGAGAGCCACGCCGTGGGGCTCTACAAGACGCATGGCGCCCTCTGGCAGGACTGGTACGTCTTCGACCCGAACTTCGGTGAGTTCAAGCTCAACTCCCTGCACAAGGCTGCCACGGCCGTCTGGCAGACGGGGCTGTACCTGGGCATGAACAGCGTGCGTCTGGTCGAGGCCAAGAAGCCGCCTGCCGCCGCGGGGGCCGCTGCTTGA
- a CDS encoding PKD domain-containing protein, producing the protein MSLDSSHLPRRRGVVALGAVAVLLCGVALVGPTRDEGAPEPRGQRPSSPVALDAAKEEGVVAPAVGREPLAVAPIPEAVSGEALAAALGEERVVLASSTAVIERIEMDRPWVCAGGQVSLAARVGGTLEPGALFRWVWPGQETGAELHPGVHLPWRAPATPGTAFVRFQVCKDLGGRRVGVLAEQVLRIEVRDCADAASREALEVAVIQRTNEAFLFRAISSEAEALTGYYSWDFGDGRSTVSPGPEVEHVYDAKTPDERTFTVRLTAGKRTGAPLSAMAFVRVRGQPPSDMRLPATLTLSRTSSSAETWRSEVTVEVPEESTITWERVERMTLHWDDQVEVMTLDWRDAITVREERGRGAFQGSVEVRPGELAVTVKQVVDILHGRDATGTEVSLSWASFKRESAPSGEARPPLK; encoded by the coding sequence ATGTCGCTCGATTCGAGTCATCTCCCCCGGAGGCGAGGCGTCGTCGCCTTGGGGGCTGTCGCGGTGTTGCTGTGCGGCGTGGCGCTGGTGGGCCCCACGCGTGATGAAGGGGCGCCGGAGCCTCGGGGGCAGCGTCCCTCGAGCCCCGTGGCGCTGGATGCAGCGAAGGAGGAGGGGGTGGTGGCGCCCGCCGTGGGCCGGGAGCCGCTGGCGGTGGCGCCCATTCCCGAGGCGGTCTCTGGCGAGGCCCTGGCGGCGGCGCTGGGCGAGGAGCGCGTGGTACTGGCCTCCAGCACCGCCGTCATTGAACGCATCGAGATGGACCGGCCGTGGGTTTGTGCGGGCGGACAGGTCTCGCTGGCCGCGAGGGTGGGCGGCACGTTGGAGCCCGGTGCCCTCTTCCGGTGGGTATGGCCGGGACAGGAGACGGGGGCGGAGTTGCATCCGGGGGTCCATCTCCCCTGGCGGGCACCCGCCACGCCCGGCACGGCCTTCGTGCGCTTCCAGGTGTGCAAGGACCTGGGCGGCCGCCGTGTCGGTGTTCTGGCCGAGCAGGTGCTCCGCATCGAGGTCCGAGACTGCGCTGACGCCGCGTCACGCGAGGCACTGGAGGTGGCCGTCATCCAGCGCACCAACGAGGCCTTCCTCTTTCGCGCCATCTCGTCCGAGGCCGAGGCCCTGACGGGGTACTACTCATGGGACTTCGGCGATGGGCGGAGCACCGTCAGCCCGGGGCCCGAGGTGGAGCATGTCTATGACGCGAAGACACCCGACGAGCGGACCTTCACGGTGCGGCTCACTGCCGGGAAGCGCACGGGTGCCCCGCTGAGCGCCATGGCCTTCGTGCGCGTGCGAGGACAGCCGCCGTCCGACATGCGGTTGCCAGCAACCCTCACGCTGTCACGCACGAGCTCGAGCGCGGAGACATGGCGCAGCGAGGTGACCGTGGAAGTCCCGGAGGAAAGCACCATCACCTGGGAGCGCGTGGAGCGGATGACGCTGCACTGGGATGACCAGGTGGAGGTCATGACCCTCGACTGGCGTGATGCCATCACGGTGCGGGAGGAACGCGGTCGCGGCGCCTTCCAAGGCTCCGTCGAGGTGCGGCCGGGTGAGCTGGCGGTGACGGTGAAGCAGGTCGTGGACATCCTTCACGGGCGAGACGCCACGGGCACGGAGGTCTCGCTGTCGTGGGCGTCCTTCAAGCGGGAGTCCGCCCCCTCGGGTGAGGCCCGACCTCCACTCAAGTAG
- a CDS encoding bifunctional metallophosphatase/5'-nucleotidase, with translation MRRTVSLRALSLCLVGVCSLAGCDSDDPPSWPRPQDTSPRTLTLLQTSDLHTNIFPWDYFSGKPDAKRGLAKVATLIKKAREANPDCTLLVDTGDTIQGTPLGTYFGLVDNAPRHPMAVAMSELGYAAMAVGNHEFNYGPDVLTKFRMEANFPVLGANVRKSADGTGALMPYALVTVCGVKVGILGLVTPGVATWERAENIRGLRFDDPVETARTYVPEMWEMGADVVVVAIHGGPDKQPTGSASNPASWLADYADGSKWADRGNLPGENPAVQIAQGVSGIDVLLTGHTHQPIPKMLLKNPEGREVILTQPNRWGSHLADVQLDVTWNGKRWVVEAHDSKLHVVDEQVAADDTVTRLTQQYHDTTVTYVNQKIGTTSAPFPGGFAARYVDSPLADLLNIVQADAAREAGFDVDLSVTAIFTNDGALPAGDVTLRDAYSIYIYDNTLYVMEINGSILRRALEMNTLYFATLDANNLPPKPEGAKAASPVVADYNWDLYSGIDYGYDLTKPAGSRLTHLRFKGAEVTDGQVFIVAINNYRAGGGGGFSMFKEGRVLWTSADGVRDYVARYMQSHQNLSPDAVNTCNFSLAPDLYTPYFGATLGAAKCAPRK, from the coding sequence ATGCGTCGTACCGTCTCGCTGCGCGCCCTCTCCTTGTGTCTCGTGGGGGTCTGCTCCCTCGCTGGCTGTGATTCCGACGACCCGCCTTCCTGGCCCAGGCCCCAAGACACGTCACCGCGCACGTTGACGTTGCTGCAGACGAGCGACCTGCACACCAACATCTTCCCGTGGGACTACTTCAGCGGGAAGCCCGACGCGAAGCGCGGCCTCGCCAAGGTGGCCACGCTCATCAAGAAGGCACGTGAGGCGAACCCGGACTGCACGCTGCTCGTCGACACCGGTGACACCATCCAAGGGACGCCGCTGGGCACGTACTTCGGGCTCGTGGACAACGCGCCCCGCCACCCGATGGCCGTCGCGATGAGCGAGCTGGGCTATGCGGCCATGGCCGTGGGCAACCACGAGTTCAACTACGGCCCCGACGTGCTCACCAAGTTCAGGATGGAGGCCAATTTCCCCGTGCTCGGAGCCAACGTGCGCAAGAGCGCGGACGGCACCGGGGCGCTCATGCCCTACGCTCTCGTGACCGTGTGCGGTGTGAAGGTCGGCATCCTCGGCCTCGTGACGCCCGGCGTGGCGACATGGGAGCGCGCGGAGAACATTCGCGGCCTGCGCTTCGATGACCCGGTGGAGACCGCGCGGACCTACGTGCCAGAGATGTGGGAGATGGGCGCGGACGTGGTGGTGGTGGCCATCCACGGGGGGCCGGACAAGCAGCCCACCGGCAGCGCGAGCAATCCCGCCTCGTGGCTCGCGGACTACGCGGACGGCTCGAAGTGGGCGGACCGGGGCAACCTGCCCGGGGAGAACCCGGCCGTGCAGATTGCCCAGGGCGTGTCCGGCATCGACGTGCTCCTCACCGGCCACACGCATCAGCCCATCCCGAAGATGCTGCTGAAGAACCCGGAGGGCCGCGAGGTCATCCTCACCCAGCCCAACCGTTGGGGAAGCCATCTCGCGGACGTGCAACTCGACGTCACCTGGAATGGCAAGCGCTGGGTCGTGGAGGCGCATGACTCCAAGCTCCATGTCGTGGATGAGCAGGTGGCGGCGGATGACACCGTCACGCGGCTCACGCAGCAGTACCACGACACCACCGTCACCTATGTGAATCAGAAGATCGGCACCACGTCCGCGCCTTTCCCGGGAGGCTTCGCCGCGCGCTATGTGGACAGCCCGCTGGCGGACCTCCTCAACATCGTCCAGGCGGACGCCGCGCGTGAGGCGGGCTTCGACGTGGACCTGTCCGTGACGGCCATCTTCACCAACGACGGCGCGCTGCCCGCGGGGGATGTCACCCTGCGCGACGCGTACAGCATCTACATCTACGACAACACGCTGTATGTGATGGAGATCAACGGCTCCATCCTCCGGCGCGCGCTGGAGATGAACACGCTCTACTTCGCCACGCTGGACGCGAACAACCTGCCCCCGAAGCCCGAAGGTGCGAAGGCCGCGTCGCCGGTGGTGGCTGACTACAACTGGGACCTCTACTCGGGCATCGACTACGGCTACGACCTCACGAAGCCCGCGGGCTCCCGGCTCACGCACCTGCGCTTCAAGGGGGCGGAGGTCACGGACGGTCAGGTCTTCATCGTCGCCATCAACAACTACCGCGCGGGAGGCGGTGGTGGCTTCTCCATGTTCAAGGAGGGGCGTGTGCTGTGGACCTCCGCCGACGGGGTGCGGGACTACGTCGCCCGCTACATGCAGTCGCACCAGAACCTGTCGCCGGACGCGGTGAACACCTGCAACTTCTCGCTCGCACCGGACCTCTACACGCCATACTTCGGCGCCACGCTCGGCGCGGCGAAGTGCGCGCCGAGGAAGTAG